In Chloroflexota bacterium, the sequence GGGCAACACACGCGAAAGGACATGCCCTGCAAGATGGATGAGGACCGGACGAAGCCCGAAGTCGCCATTGGCGAACTGCTTGTGCGGCGGGGGTTGACCCTCGCCGTGGCCGAATCGTGCACCGGCGGGTTGATCTGCCATCGCATCACCAACGTGCCCGGAAGTTCGCGCTACCTGGAAGGCGGCGTCGTGGCCTACTCCTACGCGGCGAAGGAGCGGCTGCTGGGCGTGGATCACGACACGCTCTACGAGCACGGCGCGGTGAGCGAGGAGACCGCCCGCGAGATGGCGAACAACGTCAGGCGCGCGTTCGGGGCCGACATCGGCCTCTCGGTTACCGGCATCGCGGGGCCGACGGGGGGCCTGCCGGGCAAGCCCGTGGGCCTGGTGTACATGGCCCTGTCGGCGCGGGGGTTCTCGCAGTGCGTGTGGCGCGTCTGGCCCTTTGACCGAGAGGGGAACAAGGCGGCCTCGGCCGAAGCCGCCCTGCAAATGCTTTTGGAGTACCTGAAGGGTCTAGGGGACTAGCCGCGGCCCGCTACTTGCCCGCGCGGTTGGCCTTTTCGCGCACCTTCTGGCCGAAACGCTGGACGTCTATGATGGCGCGGGTGTGGGTGCCCTCGCCGATCTTCTCCTGCTCGTCCCACGCTTCCACGCGGAACACCAGTTTGCGGCCGTCCACCTGCACGAGTTCGGACTTGGCCGTAACCGTCATGCCGACGGGCGTGGCCGCCAGGTGGCGCACATCCAGCGCCACCCCCACCGTCCGATGCCCTTCGGGCAGGAGATGATCCACCGCCTTGACCGAGGCGATCTCCATCAGCAAGATCATCTGCGGCGTCGCGAAGACGTGGACATTGCCGCTGCCCAGGTGTTTGGCCGTGTGTTCAGGCCCCACCACCAGGCTGACCGTTCCCGTGAGGCCGGGCGCGAGTTTTTCCATTCGGGCATCTCCTTGAGCGATGTAGCAGGCGCGAAAAAGGAGCCAGGCATGAGCGTCCTGGCTCCTGATGTGCAGTAGTCCTAGCCCGCGGGGGCAGGCTCGGGCTGGAAGAACGCCTCAAACTCCTTCTCGTCCAGAGTCTCCTTCTCCATGAGCGCCTCGGCGATGGCGATCAGGCGCTCCTTGTTGGCGAGGAGGACCTCTTTGGCGCGCTCGTAGGCGCTGTTGATGATGCGGCGCACCTCCTCGTCAATCTCCTGCGCCACCTTCTCGCTGTAGTCGCGCTGCTCGCCGATTTCGCGGCCCAGGAAGACGAGTTCCTCTTTCTGGCCCCAGACCATGGGCCCGAGGCGCTCGCTCATGCCGTAGCGGGTTACCATCTGGCGGGCCAGTTGGGTGGCCTGCTCCATGTCGTTCTGCGCGCCGGTGGTAACCTCGTTGAAGATGAGTTCCTCGGCGGCGCGCCCGCCCAACATGAATGCCATATCGTCCAGGAACTTGGACCGCGTTCGGATGTACCGGTCGCCTTCGGGGCGCGTCGCCGTCAGCCCTAGCGCCAGTCCGCGCGGGATGATGGTCAACTTGCGCACCGGGTCGCAGTTGGGCAGGCTCCGCCCCACCACGGCATGGCCGGCCTCGTGATAGGCGGTGATGCGCTTGTCCTCGGGACTCAGGAGCCGACTCTTGCGCTCCGGCCCCATCAGGACCTTCTCAATGGCCTCTTCAAACTCGGCCATGCTGATGCGCTTCTTGTTCCTGCGCGCCGCCAGGATGGCCGCCTCGTTGACCATGTTTTCAATGTCGGCGCCCACGAACCCCGGCGTGTCCTTGGCCAGCGCGTCCAGGTCCACATCCGGCGCCAGGGGCTTGCCGCGGACGTGCACCTCCAGGATGCCTCGGCGGCCCTTCAGGTCGGGCGGGTCCATCACCACACGGCGGTCAAACCGCCCAGGCCGCAGCAGGGCCGGGTCCAGGATGTCGGGGCGGTTGGTGGCCGCCATGATGATGACGTTGGTGTCGGTGTCAAATCCGTCCATCTCCACCAGAATCTGGTTGAGGGTCTGCTCGCGTTCGTCGTGACTGCCGCCTAGGCCGGCGCCGCGATGCCGCCCGACGGCGTCAATCTCGTCCACGAAGACGATGCACGGCGCGTGCTTTTTGGCTTGGTCAAACAGGTCGCGGACCCGCGACGCGCCCACACCCACGAACATCTCCACGAACTCCGAGCCGCTGATGCTGAAGAACGGCACGCCCGCCTCGCCCGACACGGCCTTGGCCATGAGGGTCTTGCCGGTGCCCGGCGCGCCCACCAGGAGCACGCCCTTGGGGATGCGCGCGCCCAGGGCGATGAACTTCTGCGGCTCCTTCAGGAACTCCACCACCTCGCGCAGTTCCTGCTTGGCCTCGTCGGCGCCGGCCACGTCGTCAAAGGTTACGGTGGGCTTGTCGCCCGTGAACAGGCGCGCGCGGCTCTTGCCGAACGACAGGGCCTGGTTGTTGGTCCCCTGGGCCTGGCGCATCAGGAAGTAGAACAGCGCAAACACCAGCACCATCGGCAGGAAACTGCCCAGGATCGCAATCCAGTTGCCGACGTCGCTGGGCGCTTCCATCTTGAAGGTGATCTTCGCCAGTTGTTCTTGGCTCACCCCCAGATCCTTGAGCGTCTGGATGGCGCTGATGCCCGGTTCCTTGCGCGAGGTCGCTTCCGGCACGTCCGGGTTCTTGTACACGATCTTGATGACATCATCCTTGACCCGAATCTCGCGAATCAGGCCATCCTGGGCTTGCTTTGCCACTTCGCTGATGTCTATCTCCTGGGGTTTCTGGCTGGGCGTGAACAGGCTGTACAGCAGCGCCACCGCCGCGACCAGGATCAGCAAATATACAAATCCATTTTTGAACCGACCGGGATTCACCCTATATCCTCCGTATTCTCAAGCGCCTTTATGAGGCGCGTGCCAATCCACTATCCGACTATCCGACGGCGCAGGCCCATCCCCCGTCATCGCTCCTCAACGGTCAGACGGGCCGCGCCCGTTCAATTCCTGTTTGCACATATATTATACCAGACTTTGCCCGCCCACACCAAAAACGGCGGCGCTACTGCTCGGCCCGCCGTATCCGCCACAGATGGGTGTACACCACGAACCGATGCGGGCGCAGGTAGCCCACCAGGGTTTGGTTGAGAACGTCGGCCAACTGCACCGAGAGGGAAGTGGGCGAGGAAAACGACGCGACCAGGCTCACGCCGAGGCGCGCGGACTTGGTAACA encodes:
- a CDS encoding CinA family protein; the encoded protein is MPCKMDEDRTKPEVAIGELLVRRGLTLAVAESCTGGLICHRITNVPGSSRYLEGGVVAYSYAAKERLLGVDHDTLYEHGAVSEETAREMANNVRRAFGADIGLSVTGIAGPTGGLPGKPVGLVYMALSARGFSQCVWRVWPFDREGNKAASAEAALQMLLEYLKGLGD
- a CDS encoding ATP-dependent metallopeptidase FtsH/Yme1/Tma family protein, whose protein sequence is MNPGRFKNGFVYLLILVAAVALLYSLFTPSQKPQEIDISEVAKQAQDGLIREIRVKDDVIKIVYKNPDVPEATSRKEPGISAIQTLKDLGVSQEQLAKITFKMEAPSDVGNWIAILGSFLPMVLVFALFYFLMRQAQGTNNQALSFGKSRARLFTGDKPTVTFDDVAGADEAKQELREVVEFLKEPQKFIALGARIPKGVLLVGAPGTGKTLMAKAVSGEAGVPFFSISGSEFVEMFVGVGASRVRDLFDQAKKHAPCIVFVDEIDAVGRHRGAGLGGSHDEREQTLNQILVEMDGFDTDTNVIIMAATNRPDILDPALLRPGRFDRRVVMDPPDLKGRRGILEVHVRGKPLAPDVDLDALAKDTPGFVGADIENMVNEAAILAARRNKKRISMAEFEEAIEKVLMGPERKSRLLSPEDKRITAYHEAGHAVVGRSLPNCDPVRKLTIIPRGLALGLTATRPEGDRYIRTRSKFLDDMAFMLGGRAAEELIFNEVTTGAQNDMEQATQLARQMVTRYGMSERLGPMVWGQKEELVFLGREIGEQRDYSEKVAQEIDEEVRRIINSAYERAKEVLLANKERLIAIAEALMEKETLDEKEFEAFFQPEPAPAG
- a CDS encoding thioesterase family protein; protein product: MEKLAPGLTGTVSLVVGPEHTAKHLGSGNVHVFATPQMILLMEIASVKAVDHLLPEGHRTVGVALDVRHLAATPVGMTVTAKSELVQVDGRKLVFRVEAWDEQEKIGEGTHTRAIIDVQRFGQKVREKANRAGK